The DNA region CATGGTTGTGAAGAATGACAAATGACACTTTTTATATCGACTCCTGATTCTTCTTTTACTTCTCTTCTTACAGCTTCTTCTATAGATTCTGCATGGTCCATAAATCCAGCTAATGCCGAATAAAAGCCATTTGCACGCCGTCTGTTTTGGCCAAGTAAGCAGTGTTGATCTTTATAAACCAACATTATTACTACAGGATCTGTTCTTGGAAAATGTTGCATTTCGCAACTTTGACATGTTCGAACAATTCCTCCTTTTTGTGGTATTGATAAAGAACCACATTTTGAACAATACCTGTGGCTACTATGCCAATAAATTTGACTTTTTGCCTGTGCCATAATGGCAACATCGGTTTCATTTGCAGATAAAGCTATTTCTCTGGGTTCAAGGAATTCCCAAGTGTCCAGTGTATTGACAGTAATGTTAGTTATATCTAGAGCAAAATATCCTACATTATCTTTTGTGCCGAGAAGATAAAAAAGGTCTTCAGATATAGTATCAGAAATCTGACTTAATGATTTTTTCGTCAGCCAGACTAGTTCTTTTGATTTGGATTCTACAGGAAATAATAAATTTTTTGCTAAAAGAAATTTAGTTTCCGGATTAGAAATGAGAGAAGAAATCCAATTTTGGTCTCTTCTCTCAACTTCGCTTCTATCTAAAATGTTACCTGCAAAAGAATGGAATATTTCTAAGTTGTTTCTTTTTTTATCTGACACGTATTAAACACCTTTAGCCATAGCATTTTCTATGGCTTTAATGAGTTTTACGGCAGATTCAGGACTTAACTCGACTGCAACTCGTTTATCTATGCCTAATTCTTCATTAACAAAATCTATATTTATTGCATGTTCTAAATCTGCATGGTCCGGATGATCAAAGTAAACATTTACTTCTTTCAAATTAAACCAACCTTGATTCCCTTTTCCGCAACCTTCTACAGTCGCTTTCTCCAAAATCATACTACACATAAAAAACCCCAGTTCTTGAATTAATTAATTTTTCTTCCTAAGAAGTCCCATATTTTATTCCAACCATCAACTGCCTGTTCTTGACGATACATTGGTCTATCATGATAGAAGAAACCATGGCCAGCACCGTCATATCGATGGAATTCGTATTCTTTGCCGGCTGATTTTAATTGATCTTCATGTATATTCACTTTGTCAGGGGTAGGGCTTTGGTCATCGTTTCCAAAAATACCTAGTAATGGGGCAGACAAATCTGCTGTGTAATCTGAAGGTGAAACAGGTTGTTTTTCTGTTAAACTTTCTGCATCCATAACAACATTGCCTCCCCAGCATTCAACGACAGCGTCAAATACGTCAAGTCTGCAACCTGCAAGAAATCCATGTCGTCCTCCTGAGCATGTGCCAAAAACTGCAGTTTTGCCATTATTGTCAGAAAGTTGTTTTAAATAATTTGCTGCACTTTCAAGATCACCCATTACTTGATCGTCTGCAACTCCACCAACTGATCGTACTTTAGCAGCTACATCTTCTGGTGTACCGTGGCCATCTCTATAATATAAATTAGGACAAATAGCCTGATATCCATGATGCGCAAATCTTCGTGTGAATTCTCTGTACAATTCATCCCAACCAGGTAAGTGATGAATTAAAACTACACCAGGGAAAGGTCCGTCACCAATAGGCTTAGCAAGATAAGCATTAATTTCAGTACCGCCATGCCCACTCATTGTTATAGTTTCAGCGATCATTCCTTCATACATATCGGTTGTATACATAATCTAGTCTCCTTTTCTGATTATTATTACTTTTATTAGTCATAAAATTATACAACTCAGAATATAGTAATAATAGTAAAATTTAATGTTTATTTTGCAATGAAATAGCTTTCGCTAATTTAAAAACATCATTGAACATTTCCGGAGTTAATCTTCCGGTTAATGTGTTTTGCTGGCTAGGGTGGTAAGAGGATATAAGGGTAATTCCATTACTTAGAATATATCTTTCATTATGCCCAAAAAGAGGTTTTGAGTCACTTGTTATTCCTAGTAATTTCATACTTTTTATATATTGATCAAATGCAATTTTCCCTAGAGCTACAATAACCTTTAGGTTCGTTAATATTTTTATCTCTTGTAATAAATATCTCTGACATGTTTTAATTTCATAAAGTGTAGGTTTGTTTTGTGGAGGAACACATCTGACTACAGCTGAGATATAGCAATCTGTAAGCTCTAAACCATCTTGAATATTTGTAGATTCAGGTTGACTACATAATCCATTATTAAAAAGAGTTTGATACAATAAATTACCACTACTGTCTCCAGTGAACATTCTACCAGTTCTATTTGACCCATGTGCTCCTGGAGCCAGACCTAATATGAAAATTGATGCATCAATTTCACCAAATGATGGGACAGGTTTTCCCCAATAATTATCCGATAAGAAAGCTTTTCTTTTTTTTCGTGAAATCATGTTTCTATGATCTACTAATCGTTCACATAATGTGCAATTAATTATTTCGTCATTGAGATTTGGCAGATTATTTTTCATTTAAGCAATACTTATATATATCCTGAGCAACTTTAGTTAATTTTTCTAGAATATTACTATCATCAATATGATTATTGTTAACATATTTCCAAGTATGTTCAATACCTACATAAGTATTATCAATAATTGTACTTTTGGTATGGATTAATATACTTTGCAAGTGTTTTTGGGAGTTTTTTGTTCCAGAACCTCCACCAGCCCCAATAATTGCAACAGCTTTACCTTCTAATGGTCTTGTAGGATGGTTATCTTTTCTTGATGCCCAATCTAATGCGTTCTTTAATACTCCCGTGACCGATCCATTATATTCAGGAGAGGATATCAGAAGTGCATCGGAATCTCTAATTAAATCTCTAAACTTTTCCACTTCTTTGGGGAAATGAAAATCACTTTCAAGGTCGTTATTGTAAATAGGGATATTATTTAAAGGATAAATTGAAATATGCATTTCATTTTCAAGCAAATCTTTGCTGATTTTTTGAGTTTCCATGATAAGTAATGTGTTGTATGATTCTTTCCTAATACTGCCAGATATTCCTAAGATTTTAATAGGTTTTTTCATAATACGCCTTATAGTAATACTAAATAATTGGTAGATTATATCAAAAAGAGGAGCATGATGTGTTTCAGAAAGAAGTAAAAGCTCTGGTCTTCGATGTGTTTGGTACAGTTGTCGATTGGAGAACAAGCATTATCGATGAATGCGAAATACTAGGTCAACAAAAACACATTGATATAGATTGGCCTAAATTTGTTGATGATTGGCGAGCAGGTTATAGACCAGCAATGGATAAAATCCGTAATGATGGCGAAAAATGGCGTGTACTAGATGAACTTCATATGGATATATTATTAGACTTGATAAAAAGTTATTCAATTTCATTAAATTCTGAAGAAATTATTCATTTGAATAAATGTTGGCATAGATTACATCCATGGAAGGATTCAGTTAATGGGATTACTAGATTGAATTCAAAGTTTATAAC from SAR202 cluster bacterium includes:
- a CDS encoding NUDIX domain-containing protein, with translation MSDKKRNNLEIFHSFAGNILDRSEVERRDQNWISSLISNPETKFLLAKNLLFPVESKSKELVWLTKKSLSQISDTISEDLFYLLGTKDNVGYFALDITNITVNTLDTWEFLEPREIALSANETDVAIMAQAKSQIYWHSSHRYCSKCGSLSIPQKGGIVRTCQSCEMQHFPRTDPVVIMLVYKDQHCLLGQNRRRANGFYSALAGFMDHAESIEEAVRREVKEESGVDIKSVICHSSQP
- a CDS encoding dienelactone hydrolase family protein, with translation MYEGMIAETITMSGHGGTEINAYLAKPIGDGPFPGVVLIHHLPGWDELYREFTRRFAHHGYQAICPNLYYRDGHGTPEDVAAKVRSVGGVADDQVMGDLESAANYLKQLSDNNGKTAVFGTCSGGRHGFLAGCRLDVFDAVVECWGGNVVMDAESLTEKQPVSPSDYTADLSAPLLGIFGNDDQSPTPDKVNIHEDQLKSAGKEYEFHRYDGAGHGFFYHDRPMYRQEQAVDGWNKIWDFLGRKIN
- a CDS encoding uracil-DNA glycosylase; the encoded protein is MKNNLPNLNDEIINCTLCERLVDHRNMISRKKRKAFLSDNYWGKPVPSFGEIDASIFILGLAPGAHGSNRTGRMFTGDSSGNLLYQTLFNNGLCSQPESTNIQDGLELTDCYISAVVRCVPPQNKPTLYEIKTCQRYLLQEIKILTNLKVIVALGKIAFDQYIKSMKLLGITSDSKPLFGHNERYILSNGITLISSYHPSQQNTLTGRLTPEMFNDVFKLAKAISLQNKH
- a CDS encoding NAD(P)H-dependent oxidoreductase, producing MKKPIKILGISGSIRKESYNTLLIMETQKISKDLLENEMHISIYPLNNIPIYNNDLESDFHFPKEVEKFRDLIRDSDALLISSPEYNGSVTGVLKNALDWASRKDNHPTRPLEGKAVAIIGAGGGSGTKNSQKHLQSILIHTKSTIIDNTYVGIEHTWKYVNNNHIDDSNILEKLTKVAQDIYKYCLNEK
- a CDS encoding haloacid dehalogenase type II; translation: MFQKEVKALVFDVFGTVVDWRTSIIDECEILGQQKHIDIDWPKFVDDWRAGYRPAMDKIRNDGEKWRVLDELHMDILLDLIKSYSISLNSEEIIHLNKCWHRLHPWKDSVNGITRLNSKFITATLSNGNVGLLTNMAKFAKLPWTCILSAEIFKHYKPDDEVYKGAANILDLDPKEVMMVAAHKSDLLAAKSNGLVTAYINRPYEFGKYSVEVEDVEKDIDIWASDLESLADQLECN